In the Natrinema amylolyticum genome, one interval contains:
- a CDS encoding glycosyltransferase family 4 protein, with the protein MTGDATPTRSPSSDRRSTGERTERGDDPSVLVVSQLFPPESMAGAHRWEKLLRNAPDRLDSRVVCPQPSVPVGEFERRYSPWSSERVGGVPVTRLFTYQPVEERTDLERILNHGVFAILATIYVLVHGRKYDCVVVQIGPHTTLLPGLAALATGRGLVVDVYDRWLDNAVDFGFTDERSFAYRLLRWAERVALERCDRLVTLTPTMAAHYRETYDLDDGKIETVPFGVDDDLFDPSVASEDRPRIVYTGKLGEGQAFEPFLRGFRRADIDHDLVIYGFGERRAELEALASDLGIDESVRINGPVPREEIPGLVASSAISLVPLETDRTLEYARPTKFLETMALGTPYVASAVAEIEAVTADAGAGLAVENEPDAVATALRELATDPERRRAMGRRGIEFVDREHRWNELGDRVGDLLSGVARERRAAGSGLRARLGRLAAAAGLRR; encoded by the coding sequence GTGACCGGGGACGCCACGCCGACGCGGTCACCGTCGTCGGACCGGCGTTCAACCGGCGAGCGGACGGAACGGGGCGACGACCCGTCCGTCCTGGTCGTCTCGCAACTGTTTCCGCCGGAGTCGATGGCCGGCGCACACCGGTGGGAGAAACTCCTCCGGAACGCGCCCGATCGCCTCGATTCGCGCGTCGTCTGCCCGCAGCCGTCCGTTCCCGTCGGAGAGTTCGAGCGGCGATACAGTCCGTGGTCGAGCGAGCGAGTCGGCGGCGTTCCCGTCACGCGACTGTTCACCTACCAGCCCGTCGAGGAACGGACTGACCTCGAGCGGATCCTGAACCACGGGGTCTTCGCGATTCTCGCGACGATCTACGTGCTCGTTCACGGCCGCAAGTACGACTGCGTCGTCGTCCAGATCGGTCCGCACACGACGCTCCTACCCGGACTCGCGGCGCTGGCGACCGGACGCGGCCTCGTCGTCGACGTCTACGATCGCTGGCTCGACAACGCGGTCGACTTCGGGTTCACCGACGAACGGTCGTTCGCCTACCGGCTGCTGCGGTGGGCGGAACGGGTCGCCCTCGAGCGCTGCGACCGGCTCGTCACGCTCACGCCGACGATGGCGGCCCACTACCGCGAGACGTACGACCTCGACGACGGGAAGATCGAGACGGTCCCGTTCGGCGTCGACGACGACCTCTTCGATCCCTCGGTCGCGAGCGAGGACCGGCCCCGAATCGTCTACACGGGCAAGCTCGGCGAGGGGCAGGCGTTCGAGCCGTTCCTGCGCGGCTTCCGACGTGCCGATATCGACCACGACCTCGTCATCTACGGCTTCGGCGAGCGCCGGGCCGAACTCGAGGCGCTGGCTTCCGACCTCGGCATCGACGAGAGCGTTCGGATCAACGGGCCGGTCCCCCGCGAGGAGATCCCGGGGTTGGTGGCGTCGTCGGCGATCAGCCTGGTGCCCCTCGAGACGGATCGCACCCTCGAGTACGCGCGGCCGACGAAGTTCCTCGAGACGATGGCGCTGGGCACGCCCTACGTCGCCAGCGCCGTCGCGGAGATCGAGGCCGTCACCGCGGACGCCGGGGCCGGACTCGCCGTCGAGAACGAGCCGGACGCCGTCGCGACGGCGCTCCGGGAACTCGCCACTGACCCAGAGCGGCGGCGAGCGATGGGGCGGCGCGGAATCGAGTTCGTCGACCGGGAACACCGCTGGAACGAACTGGGCGACAGGGTCGGCGACCTCCTCTCGGGAGTCGCTCGAGAGCGGAGGGCCGCCGGCTCCGGGCTCCGCGCCCGGCTCGGTCGGCTCGCGGCGGCCGCCGGCCTCCGTCGGTAG
- a CDS encoding class I SAM-dependent methyltransferase, protein MRANETRKRNVETTFERCIEPHVRDETVLDVGCVAHDSAKRHDEAWLHELVVRAADDALGIDVLEDELAALAEAGYDVTTGDAQDLALEETFDVIVVGELIEHLVDFDGLLASVDEHLADGGKLVVTTPNAMAVHWTALRLLDQEFVNTGHTCWFDATTLTQLLERYGFEPIEIAYVGDCRLTLADPLQIGGWLCERVLPDRVGKSTLAVVAARSGE, encoded by the coding sequence ATGAGAGCGAACGAAACGCGGAAACGAAACGTCGAAACGACGTTCGAACGCTGTATCGAGCCCCACGTCAGAGACGAGACCGTCCTCGATGTCGGGTGCGTCGCGCACGACTCCGCCAAGCGACACGACGAGGCGTGGCTCCACGAACTCGTCGTCCGGGCGGCCGACGACGCGCTCGGCATCGACGTCCTCGAGGACGAACTCGCCGCGCTCGCTGAGGCGGGATACGACGTCACCACCGGCGACGCACAGGATCTCGCGCTCGAGGAGACGTTCGACGTGATCGTCGTGGGCGAACTGATCGAACACCTCGTCGACTTCGACGGGCTACTGGCGTCGGTCGACGAGCACCTGGCCGACGGCGGCAAACTCGTCGTCACGACGCCGAACGCGATGGCGGTCCACTGGACCGCGCTCCGCCTCCTGGACCAGGAGTTCGTCAACACCGGCCACACGTGCTGGTTCGACGCCACGACCCTGACCCAGCTCCTCGAGCGGTACGGGTTCGAACCGATCGAGATCGCGTACGTCGGCGACTGTCGGCTCACGCTCGCCGATCCGCTCCAGATCGGCGGCTGGCTGTGCGAGCGCGTCCTGCCGGACCGGGTCGGCAAGAGCACGCTCGCCGTCGTCGCCGCCCGCAGCGGCGAGTAG
- a CDS encoding glycosyltransferase family 2 protein, translating to MSPIPPDPLDVALLALTVAILYWGFDRYRRRFDRRDLAIALALASGVASLVFVPEAFDLVGTALEIERRYVVVSLLATLVLLGVVLYALSVARAARDEVAALTRSLSVEQAPRTDGGAETVFVVIPAYNESDTVGAVVSSLPESVRGYDVQPLVVSDGSADETAARAASSGAMVVEHPINQGQGGALKTGFEIALENDAVIVVTADGDGQHPSSELDRLVAPIVENEADYVMGSRYLGVDRSGNGVVRRTGIRFFTGLINVLMNTDITDCTNGYRAIRGSMLERLTLTEERFNAPELIIEARKNGLRLEEIPIRIEDRKDGDSKKPKLGFAVGLTRIIVVAWLR from the coding sequence ATGAGTCCGATTCCGCCAGACCCGCTCGACGTCGCGTTGCTCGCGCTCACGGTCGCCATCCTCTACTGGGGATTCGACCGCTACCGGCGACGGTTCGATCGACGCGACCTCGCCATCGCGCTCGCGCTCGCGAGCGGCGTGGCATCGCTCGTGTTCGTCCCGGAGGCGTTCGACCTCGTCGGGACCGCGCTCGAGATCGAACGGCGCTACGTCGTCGTGTCGCTGCTCGCGACGCTCGTCCTGCTCGGCGTCGTCCTGTACGCGCTGAGCGTCGCCAGGGCGGCCCGCGACGAGGTCGCGGCGCTGACCCGATCGCTCTCCGTCGAGCAGGCCCCGCGGACGGACGGCGGCGCGGAGACGGTGTTCGTCGTGATTCCCGCGTACAACGAGAGCGATACCGTCGGCGCCGTCGTCTCGTCGCTGCCGGAGTCGGTCCGCGGATACGACGTCCAGCCGCTGGTCGTATCGGACGGGTCCGCCGACGAGACCGCCGCGCGGGCCGCCTCGAGCGGCGCGATGGTCGTCGAGCACCCGATCAATCAGGGCCAGGGCGGTGCCCTGAAGACCGGGTTCGAGATCGCACTCGAGAACGACGCGGTGATCGTCGTCACGGCGGACGGCGACGGCCAGCACCCCTCGTCGGAACTGGACCGGCTCGTCGCACCGATCGTCGAGAACGAGGCCGATTACGTGATGGGTTCGCGGTACCTCGGCGTCGATCGCTCCGGCAACGGCGTCGTTCGACGGACCGGCATCCGGTTCTTCACCGGCCTGATCAACGTCCTGATGAACACCGACATCACCGACTGTACGAACGGCTACCGGGCGATCCGGGGATCGATGCTCGAGCGGCTCACGCTCACCGAGGAGCGCTTCAACGCCCCCGAGTTGATCATCGAGGCCCGGAAGAACGGCCTCCGACTCGAGGAGATCCCGATCAGGATCGAGGATCGAAAGGACGGCGACAGCAAGAAGCCGAAACTGGGATTCGCGGTCGGTCTGACGCGGATCATCGTGGTCGCGTGGCTGCGATGA
- a CDS encoding NAD-dependent epimerase/dehydratase family protein, whose translation MATDEGGSGVASTGDESRQVRVAVTGAAGYIGSRVVSLLQSERPAWSITAIDDFYRGSLRRIGDVTVEHVDVRNRDRLWDALEGADVVMHLAAISGVEDCEANPELAYESNVTGTSHVARFCRRRGAALIFPASMAVVGDPQEFPITADQPREPLNWYGRTKLAGERLVDALAEDSFPAHLFLKSNLYGDHTIDGQVITKGAVLNFFVERALAAEPLPVYEPGTQSRNFVHVKDVARAYLRSADVLVDRLDEGATGTEAFTIASDEDPSVMALAEVVSDCVDDVLGIDVPTELVENPRGDETLVDAFPVETTRTHDRLGWDPTHTVEDTIRRLVERNA comes from the coding sequence ATGGCCACCGATGAGGGCGGCTCCGGCGTCGCATCGACGGGCGACGAGTCCCGGCAGGTACGCGTCGCGGTCACCGGGGCGGCTGGCTATATCGGGAGTCGCGTCGTCTCGCTCCTCCAGTCCGAACGTCCGGCGTGGTCGATCACGGCGATCGACGACTTCTATCGCGGCTCGCTGCGACGGATCGGCGACGTCACCGTCGAGCACGTCGACGTTCGCAACCGCGACCGCCTGTGGGACGCCCTCGAGGGGGCCGACGTCGTGATGCACCTCGCCGCGATCAGCGGCGTCGAGGACTGCGAGGCGAACCCGGAGCTCGCCTACGAGAGCAACGTGACCGGGACGAGCCACGTCGCGCGGTTCTGCCGGCGACGCGGCGCGGCCCTGATCTTCCCCGCGAGCATGGCGGTCGTCGGCGATCCCCAGGAGTTCCCGATCACGGCCGATCAGCCGCGAGAACCCCTGAACTGGTATGGACGGACCAAGCTCGCTGGCGAGCGGCTCGTCGACGCCCTCGCCGAGGACTCGTTCCCGGCGCACCTGTTCCTCAAGTCGAACCTGTACGGCGATCACACGATCGACGGCCAGGTCATCACGAAGGGAGCGGTGCTCAACTTCTTCGTCGAACGGGCGCTCGCGGCCGAACCGCTGCCCGTCTACGAACCCGGGACCCAATCGCGGAACTTCGTCCACGTCAAGGACGTCGCTCGGGCCTATCTCCGCAGCGCCGACGTGCTCGTCGACCGGCTGGACGAGGGAGCGACGGGCACCGAAGCGTTCACGATCGCCAGCGACGAGGACCCCAGTGTGATGGCCCTCGCCGAGGTCGTCAGCGACTGCGTCGACGACGTGTTGGGCATCGACGTCCCGACCGAACTCGTCGAAAACCCCCGCGGCGACGAGACGCTCGTCGACGCCTTCCCGGTCGAGACGACGCGGACGCACGACCGCCTCGGCTGGGACCCGACGCACACGGTCGAAGACACGATCCGACGACTCGTCGAACGGAACGCATGA
- a CDS encoding NAD-dependent epimerase/dehydratase family protein: protein MRILVTGGCGYIGSALVPRLRENEAVSEVVVLDSLAAGSPRALLGAIGDDLEFRRGDVRDYEAVESAMGGVDRVIHLASITGAESTHDRREETRAVIVGGTENVVTAASEAGVESVVYASSCNSYGYAADTNIDETTTTAPCNPYGEAKVEAERAVRDAADASDFSATSLRMSTNYGYAPGIRFNLVVNHFVFRGLTGRPLTVYGDGENWRPFIHVRDAARAYEHAAVSPEQWPRDVYNVGSTDQNYRIEDVARVVSEELGRDLEIAYLEDERPGPSYHVEFDRLSETGFEPSWTLRSGVRELADRFAQSRDTAGTLDASRPNSPSQEVNVDGHR from the coding sequence GTGCGGATACTGGTCACCGGCGGCTGTGGCTACATCGGGAGCGCGCTCGTTCCTCGCCTCCGCGAGAACGAGGCGGTCTCGGAGGTCGTGGTCCTCGACTCGCTCGCGGCCGGCTCACCGCGGGCGCTGTTGGGAGCGATCGGTGACGACCTCGAGTTTCGGCGAGGTGACGTCAGAGACTACGAGGCCGTCGAGAGCGCGATGGGCGGCGTCGACCGCGTGATCCACCTCGCGTCGATCACCGGCGCCGAGAGCACGCACGACCGCCGCGAGGAGACGCGCGCCGTCATCGTCGGCGGCACCGAAAACGTCGTGACCGCGGCGAGCGAGGCCGGCGTCGAATCGGTCGTGTACGCCTCCTCGTGCAACAGTTACGGCTACGCCGCGGACACGAACATCGACGAGACGACGACGACGGCACCCTGCAATCCGTACGGCGAGGCGAAAGTCGAGGCCGAGCGGGCGGTCCGTGACGCGGCGGACGCCAGCGACTTCTCGGCAACGTCGCTCCGAATGAGCACGAATTACGGCTACGCGCCGGGGATTCGGTTCAACCTCGTCGTCAATCACTTCGTCTTCCGGGGACTGACCGGCCGGCCGCTGACGGTGTACGGCGACGGCGAGAACTGGCGGCCGTTCATTCACGTCCGGGACGCCGCTCGAGCGTACGAACACGCGGCGGTCTCGCCCGAGCAGTGGCCGCGAGACGTGTACAACGTCGGGAGCACCGACCAGAACTACCGCATCGAGGACGTCGCTCGCGTCGTCAGCGAGGAACTCGGCCGAGACCTCGAGATCGCCTATCTCGAGGACGAACGGCCGGGCCCGTCCTACCACGTCGAGTTCGACCGCCTCTCGGAGACGGGGTTCGAACCGTCGTGGACGCTGCGATCGGGGGTTCGAGAGCTCGCCGATCGGTTCGCGCAGTCGCGGGACACCGCCGGTACACTGGACGCGTCGCGACCGAACTCGCCGTCGCAGGAGGTGAACGTCGATGGCCACCGATGA
- a CDS encoding NAD-dependent epimerase/dehydratase family protein yields MSMLLTGGDGYIGWPTAVRIASRTDDQIVLVDNFGRRDWVETVGSTSATPVASMTDRLETVGEVHGVRNLSFVEGDLTDGEFVDRLIRIHEPETIVHTAAQPSAPYSQISRDRANFTQHNNLQATRNLLWSLREHGLEDTHFIETTTTGVYGAPEFPIPEGEATMEHGGERDDVPFPAMAGSWYHLTKSHDAANMRLAHDQFDVPVSDVRTAITHGIETAETAADPRLGTRFDFDYYFGVVAHRFCAQAVAGYPMTVYGRGEQRKPFIALEDAVEGLARLALGDPDERPDDHTVYNQVTRAISIVEIAETVADVANEFGLGVEVEHFENPRSEDETHAMEIENDRYEALIDGRTTSFEASVRSILETLLRYEDVIVAHEDRFLPDVLSEG; encoded by the coding sequence ATGTCAATGCTGCTCACCGGTGGAGACGGATATATCGGCTGGCCCACAGCGGTTCGCATCGCATCCCGAACCGACGATCAAATCGTCCTCGTCGACAACTTCGGGCGACGAGACTGGGTCGAGACGGTCGGATCGACGAGTGCGACGCCCGTCGCCTCGATGACGGATCGGCTCGAGACGGTCGGCGAGGTCCACGGCGTTCGGAACCTCTCGTTCGTCGAGGGCGACCTCACCGACGGCGAGTTCGTCGACCGGCTGATCCGGATCCACGAACCCGAGACGATCGTCCACACGGCGGCCCAACCGTCGGCACCGTACTCCCAGATCAGCCGCGACCGGGCGAATTTCACTCAGCACAACAACCTCCAGGCGACGCGGAACCTCCTGTGGTCGCTGCGGGAACACGGCCTCGAGGACACGCACTTCATCGAGACCACGACGACCGGGGTGTACGGCGCGCCCGAGTTCCCCATCCCCGAAGGCGAGGCGACGATGGAACACGGCGGCGAGCGCGACGACGTCCCGTTTCCGGCGATGGCCGGGAGCTGGTATCACCTGACGAAGTCCCACGACGCGGCGAACATGCGGCTGGCACACGACCAGTTCGACGTTCCGGTATCGGACGTCCGGACGGCGATCACTCACGGCATCGAGACCGCCGAGACGGCGGCCGACCCCAGGCTCGGGACGCGGTTCGATTTCGACTACTACTTCGGCGTCGTCGCACACCGCTTCTGCGCGCAGGCCGTCGCCGGCTATCCGATGACCGTCTACGGACGCGGCGAACAGCGCAAGCCCTTCATCGCGCTCGAGGACGCCGTCGAGGGACTGGCGCGACTCGCGCTCGGAGATCCGGACGAGCGCCCCGACGACCACACCGTCTACAATCAGGTGACGCGGGCGATCAGCATCGTCGAGATCGCCGAGACCGTCGCCGACGTGGCGAACGAGTTCGGGCTCGGCGTCGAGGTCGAACACTTCGAGAACCCGCGGTCGGAGGACGAGACCCATGCGATGGAGATCGAAAACGATCGCTACGAAGCGTTGATCGACGGTCGCACGACGTCGTTCGAAGCGAGCGTTCGCTCGATCCTCGAGACGCTTCTCAGGTACGAGGACGTCATCGTCGCGCACGAGGACCGATTCCTCCCCGACGTTCTGAGTGAGGGCTGA
- a CDS encoding DUF58 domain-containing protein produces MRLTRDLWGRLSLAGFLAAFAVVIGRPLPLAGTVLIGASILASQYSFLAALDRTRRRLSVTRSLPSAPVRADESTPIPISATLADPAPFALEIAVGLPTAATSDRDAAVLTLEPDATTATETVSVTWPVVGSHRFDAARVTATDGRFVETFATGERPTVSVESRGPRRIHVGEGGDRLASLYGAHTLRRSGRGLEPAEIREHVPGDAAKRIDWKATARLATPHVREYETETTRRTLLVVDHRRSLSTGPPAVTKLDYLREVMLATAESARELDDPLGLVAVDDRGVTTRLEPTATTETYATVRRELLDVEPTPSEPTARRAAESTARHAAEPAARAPTRASDGGCAARGRSAGATADPDPSIHERPTRATARRSVRDLEGDGDPFAETLRPFYADSGRYYRLARERPLFDAVETALTSNASATWTVLFTDDTDPSELRETVSMARANGAAVTVFLAPTVLYEPGGIDDVERAYDRYLEFEALRRDLARLDRVRAFEVGPSDRLAAVLEAGRERGGRR; encoded by the coding sequence ATGCGACTGACGCGTGACCTCTGGGGCCGTCTCTCCCTGGCGGGGTTTCTGGCCGCGTTCGCGGTCGTCATCGGTCGGCCGCTCCCCCTGGCGGGAACGGTGCTGATCGGCGCATCGATCCTCGCGTCGCAGTACTCGTTTCTCGCCGCGCTCGACCGGACGAGACGCCGACTCTCGGTGACGCGATCGCTCCCGTCCGCGCCCGTTCGAGCCGACGAGTCGACGCCGATCCCGATCAGTGCGACGCTCGCGGACCCGGCGCCGTTCGCCCTCGAGATAGCTGTCGGGCTGCCGACCGCGGCGACGTCGGACCGCGACGCGGCGGTCCTGACGCTCGAGCCGGACGCGACGACCGCGACGGAGACCGTCTCCGTCACGTGGCCGGTCGTCGGGAGCCACCGGTTCGACGCGGCTCGAGTGACCGCGACCGACGGCCGGTTCGTCGAGACGTTCGCGACGGGCGAGCGACCGACGGTCTCGGTCGAGTCGCGAGGCCCTCGGCGGATTCACGTCGGGGAGGGCGGCGACCGGCTCGCGAGCCTGTACGGTGCCCACACGCTGCGTCGGTCGGGTCGCGGGCTCGAGCCGGCCGAAATACGGGAACACGTTCCCGGGGACGCGGCCAAACGGATCGATTGGAAGGCGACCGCGCGGCTCGCGACGCCCCACGTCCGCGAGTACGAGACCGAGACGACGCGTCGGACCCTCCTCGTGGTCGATCACCGTCGGTCCCTCTCGACCGGCCCGCCGGCGGTGACGAAACTCGACTACCTCCGAGAAGTGATGCTCGCGACGGCCGAGAGCGCCCGCGAACTCGACGACCCGCTCGGACTCGTCGCCGTCGACGACCGCGGCGTGACGACTCGTCTCGAGCCGACCGCGACGACCGAGACGTACGCGACGGTCCGCCGCGAACTCCTCGACGTCGAGCCGACGCCGTCTGAACCGACCGCCCGACGCGCTGCTGAGTCGACTGCCCGGCACGCCGCCGAGCCGGCCGCTCGAGCGCCGACGCGAGCGAGCGACGGCGGGTGCGCCGCGCGAGGACGGTCGGCTGGGGCGACCGCCGACCCCGATCCGTCGATTCACGAGCGGCCGACGCGGGCGACGGCTCGCCGCTCGGTCCGGGATCTCGAGGGCGACGGCGATCCCTTCGCGGAGACGCTCCGTCCGTTCTACGCCGATTCCGGGCGGTACTACCGGCTCGCACGGGAACGCCCGCTCTTCGACGCCGTGGAGACGGCGCTGACGTCGAACGCGTCTGCGACGTGGACGGTCCTCTTCACCGACGACACCGACCCGTCCGAGCTTCGCGAGACGGTGTCGATGGCCCGCGCGAACGGCGCCGCCGTCACGGTCTTCCTCGCACCGACGGTGCTCTACGAACCCGGCGGTATCGACGACGTCGAACGGGCGTACGACCGCTACCTCGAGTTCGAGGCGTTGCGCCGCGACCTCGCGCGACTCGACCGCGTTCGCGCGTTCGAAGTCGGGCCCAGCGATCGACTCGCGGCCGTCCTCGAGGCCGGGCGCGAACGGGGTGGGCGACGATGA
- a CDS encoding AAA family ATPase — MSENDPRTDGSRTDTGDPEAIYDALRAEIGRVLVGNDDAVELLTITLLTRGHLLLEGVPGVAKTTLATLFARASGLEYNRVQMTPDILPADITGTEIYRESTGTFELQRGPVFANVVVADEINRATPKTQSALLEAMQERHVTIGGETLELPRPFVVIATQNPIEMEGVFELPEAQRDRFQFKHRIELPDEDAELELVDRFDDEPMLGPTAVEQVVDREEILAARERADDVHVARPVKEYLVDLVGATRAHPDVAHGASPRATLAYLDGVKVRAAIRGREYVIPDDAKALAEPILAHRLVLTTDAGLSDVAADEVVADVLESVDVPGTEAGLEQEAVSDGGDAASTE; from the coding sequence ATGAGCGAGAACGATCCGAGAACCGACGGCAGTCGTACAGACACGGGCGATCCGGAAGCGATCTACGACGCGTTACGCGCGGAGATCGGCCGCGTCCTCGTCGGCAACGACGACGCGGTCGAACTGCTCACGATCACGCTGCTAACTCGCGGCCACCTCCTGCTCGAGGGGGTCCCCGGCGTGGCGAAGACGACGCTCGCGACCCTCTTCGCCCGCGCGAGCGGCCTCGAGTACAACCGCGTCCAGATGACGCCGGACATCCTCCCGGCGGACATCACGGGGACGGAGATTTACCGGGAGAGCACGGGCACGTTCGAGCTTCAGCGGGGCCCGGTCTTCGCGAACGTGGTCGTCGCCGACGAGATCAACCGCGCGACGCCGAAGACCCAGAGCGCCCTGCTCGAGGCCATGCAAGAGCGCCACGTCACCATCGGCGGGGAGACCCTCGAGCTGCCGCGGCCGTTCGTGGTCATTGCGACGCAGAACCCGATCGAGATGGAGGGCGTCTTCGAGCTGCCGGAGGCCCAGCGCGATCGCTTCCAGTTCAAACACCGGATCGAGCTCCCCGACGAAGACGCCGAACTGGAGCTCGTCGACCGCTTCGACGACGAGCCGATGCTCGGCCCAACTGCGGTCGAGCAGGTCGTCGACCGCGAGGAGATACTCGCGGCGCGGGAGCGCGCCGACGACGTTCACGTCGCCCGCCCAGTCAAGGAGTACCTCGTCGATCTCGTCGGAGCGACGCGAGCCCACCCCGACGTCGCTCACGGAGCGTCGCCGCGGGCGACGCTCGCGTATCTCGACGGCGTCAAGGTACGGGCCGCGATTCGCGGTCGCGAGTACGTCATTCCGGACGACGCGAAGGCGCTGGCCGAGCCGATTTTAGCGCATCGGCTCGTGTTGACGACCGACGCTGGGCTGAGCGACGTCGCCGCGGACGAAGTCGTCGCGGACGTCCTCGAGTCCGTCGACGTCCCGGGGACCGAGGCGGGGCTCGAGCAGGAGGCAGTGAGCGACGGCGGCGACGCGGCCTCGACGGAGTGA
- a CDS encoding DUF4350 domain-containing protein translates to MNWHAGTVDEEGIVWPRALLVTLALATVGTLGILAATSTAAFSPHNPTWDGATDLRDEIEADPDIESELIRDSIEYEAFSDESAANGTVAFVVAPDEPYTDAEAARIRTFVENGGTLVVLENVGENGNALLADVGASARADGRLLRDEYENDGGPAMPVATGVENHSLTDGVDRLTLNYATAVDPGSENTTVLVTTSDLAYLTADDDRLGPDDELGTYPVATVESVERGRVVTVGDPSLVINVMIGRPDNGRFVRELYGDADRVLLDVSHTADVPPLTAAVLTIRAVRPLQLLLGVGGVVAIAAASGRRARSVAVRARRLLPGDRSRRADPRDGSASSARSSSVSVLSDAEREAIVRRRHPEWDDDRIQRVIADGTRIRRDRDDHDTVD, encoded by the coding sequence GTGAACTGGCACGCCGGTACCGTCGACGAGGAGGGAATCGTCTGGCCGCGCGCCCTGTTGGTCACGCTCGCGCTGGCGACCGTCGGCACGCTGGGGATCCTCGCGGCGACGTCTACGGCGGCGTTTAGCCCGCACAATCCCACCTGGGACGGCGCGACCGACCTCCGCGACGAGATCGAAGCCGACCCCGACATCGAGAGCGAACTCATCCGCGATTCGATCGAATACGAGGCGTTTTCCGACGAGTCCGCCGCTAACGGGACGGTCGCGTTCGTCGTCGCGCCGGACGAGCCCTACACCGACGCGGAGGCCGCGCGGATCAGGACGTTCGTCGAGAACGGCGGCACGCTCGTCGTCCTCGAGAACGTCGGCGAGAACGGTAATGCGCTGCTGGCCGACGTCGGTGCTTCGGCCCGCGCGGACGGACGCCTGCTCCGCGACGAGTACGAGAACGACGGGGGGCCGGCGATGCCGGTCGCGACCGGCGTCGAGAACCACTCGCTGACCGACGGGGTCGACCGGTTGACGCTCAATTACGCGACGGCGGTCGATCCGGGATCGGAGAATACGACGGTGCTCGTCACGACGAGCGATCTCGCCTACCTCACCGCGGACGACGACCGGCTCGGGCCGGACGACGAACTCGGAACGTATCCGGTCGCGACCGTAGAGAGCGTCGAGCGCGGACGGGTCGTCACGGTCGGCGATCCGAGCCTCGTGATCAACGTGATGATCGGCCGACCGGACAACGGTCGGTTCGTCCGGGAGCTGTACGGCGACGCCGACCGCGTCCTGCTGGACGTCTCGCACACCGCCGACGTCCCGCCGCTGACCGCCGCGGTCCTGACGATACGCGCTGTTCGACCGCTGCAGTTGCTGCTCGGAGTCGGCGGCGTCGTCGCGATCGCAGCGGCGTCCGGACGACGCGCCCGCTCGGTGGCGGTGCGCGCCCGGCGACTGCTGCCCGGCGACCGCTCCCGACGCGCCGACCCGCGCGACGGCTCGGCATCGTCAGCGCGGTCGTCCTCGGTGTCCGTCCTGTCCGACGCGGAGCGGGAAGCGATCGTTCGACGACGGCATCCCGAGTGGGACGACGATCGGATCCAGCGCGTGATAGCAGACGGTACCCGTATCCGACGGGACCGTGATGACCACGATACCGTCGACTGA